Proteins from one Meriones unguiculatus strain TT.TT164.6M chromosome 10, Bangor_MerUng_6.1, whole genome shotgun sequence genomic window:
- the Rpf1 gene encoding ribosome production factor 1 translates to MATAGEKSSGGGKRGFKRKAADEEPQEAAVASDGAAESGVRPPKAAAFPPGFSISEIKNKQRRHLMFTRWKQQQRKEKLAAKKKLKKEREALGDKAPPKPVPKTIDNQRVYDETTVDPNDEEVAYDEATDEFASYFNRQTSPKILITTCDRPHGRTVRLCEQLSTVIPDSHVYYRRGLALKKIIPQCIARDFTDLIVINEDRKTPNGLILSHLPNGPTAHFKMSSVRLRKEIKRRGKDPTEHVPEIILNNFTTRLGHSIGRMFASLFPHNPQFLGRQVATFHNQRDYIFFRFHRYIFKSEKKVGIQELGPRFTLKLRSLQKGTFDSKYGEYEWIHKPREMDTSRRKFHL, encoded by the exons ATGGCGACCGCCGGGGAGAAGAGTAGCGGTGGCGGCAAGCGAGGTTTCAAGAGGAAAGCCGCCGATGAAGAGCCTCAAGAGGCTGCGGTCGCGAGCGATGGGGCGGCGGAGAGCGGGGTGCGACCCCCGAAAGCGGCTGCCTTCCCTCCGGGCTTCAGTATCTCGGAGATTAAGAACAAACAGCGACGACACTTGATGTTCACGCGGTGGAAACAGCAGCAGCGGAAG GAAAAGTTGGCGGCTaagaaaaaactgaaaaaagagagagaagctcTTGGTGATAAA GCTCCACCAAAGCCTGTACCCAAGACCATTGACAATCAACGAGTCTACGATGAAACCACAGTAGACCCCAATGATGAAGAG gTGGCTTATGATGAAGCTACAGATGAATTTGCGTCTTACTTCAACAGACAGACATCTCCTAAGATTCTCATCACCACCTGCGATAGACCTCATGGG AGAACAGTGCGCCTCTGTGAGCAGCTCTCAACAGTCATACCAGATTCACATGTTTATTACAGACGAGGACTGGCTCTGAAAAAAATTATCCCACAGTGCATTGCAAGAGATTTCACAGACCTGATCGTCATTAATGAAGATCGTAAAACACCAA ATGGACTTATTTTGAGTCATTTGCCAAATGGTCCAACTGCCCATTTTAAAATGAGTAGTGTTCGTCTTCGTAAAGAAATTAAG AGACGAGGCAAAGACCCCACAGAACATGTACCGGAGATAATTCTGAATAACTTTACAACACGGCTCGGTCATTCTATTGGACGTATGtttgcttctctctttcctcatAATCCTCAGTTCCTCGGAAGGCAGGTTGCCACGTTCCATAATCAGCGGGATTACATCTTCTTCAGGTTTCACAG ATACATATTCAAGAGTGAAAAGAAAGTGGGAATTCAGGAACTTGGACCACGTTTTACCTTAAAATTACGATCTCTTCAGAAGGGAACCTTTGATTCTAAATACGGAGAATATGAATGGATCCATAAG CCACGGGAAATGGATACTAGTCGAAGAAAATTCCATTTATAA
- the Gng5 gene encoding guanine nucleotide-binding protein G(I)/G(S)/G(O) subunit gamma-5: MSGSSSVAAMKKVVQQLRLEAGLNRVKVSQAAADLKQFCLQNAQHDPLLTGMSSSTNPFRPQKVCSFL; this comes from the exons ATGTCGGGTTCCTCAAGTGTCGCCGCCATGAAGAAGGTGGTTCAGCAGCTCCGGCTGGAGGCCGGGCTCAACCGCGTGAAG GTGTCCCAGGCAGCTGCAGACTTGAAACAGTTCTGTCTGCAGAATGCTCAGCATGACCCTCTGCTGACTGGAATGTCTTCAAGTACAAATCCCTTCAGACCCCAGAAAGTCTGCTCCTTTTTGTAG